One window from the genome of Cuculus canorus isolate bCucCan1 chromosome 12, bCucCan1.pri, whole genome shotgun sequence encodes:
- the CCNB2 gene encoding G2/mitotic-specific cyclin-B2, whose protein sequence is MALPLTRRTALIRGAENAVVEVKGKAKPHLAGRRAALEEIGNKVTRGARVPKKTECSKAPVKPTKGPTKKTNATVLPKPPAAAKQAVKETGVPKALSPVPMDISLHEEDLCQAFSDVLLSNVEDIDAEDYENPQLCSDYVKDIYLYLRELELQQSIRPHYLDGKTLNGRMRALLVDWLIQVHSRFQLMQETLYMCVAIMDRFLQNHPVSRNKLQLVGVTALFLAAKYEEMLSPDIADFVYITDNAYTSDDVREMEIMILKELNFSLGRPLPIHFLRRASKAGEADAKQHTLAKYLMELTLLDYDMVHHRPSEIAAAALCLSQKILGCNSWGTKEQYYTGYTEESLVMTMKHMAKNVTKVNGKLTKYIAAKQKYSSAKLMAISAIPELSNEIIKDLALSLL, encoded by the exons CTCATTAGAGGGGCGGAGAATGCTGTGGTTGAAGTTAAAGGTAAAGCCAAACCCCACCTCGCCGGCAGAAGGGCTGCTTTGGAAGAGATAGGAAATAAAGTAACAAGAGGAGCGCGTGTCCCTAAG aaaacagaatgctCCAAAGCACCCGTAAAGCCCACAAAAGGGCCTACTAAGAAGACAAATGCAACTGTACTGCCTAAACCTCCCGCTGCTGCGAAACAAGCAGTCAAAGAAACTGGCGTTCCAAAG GCTCTGTCTCCTGTTCCTATGGATATATCCTTGCATGAGGAGGATTTGTGCCAAGCCTTCTCTGATGTGTTGCTCAGCAACGTTGAAGACATCGATGCCGAGGACTATGAGAATCCCCAGCTGTGTAGTGACTATGTAAAAGATATCTACCTATATCTGAGAGAGCTTGAG ctgcagcagtCCATCCGCCCACATTACCTTGATGGGAAGACGCTCAATGGGCGTATGCGTGCGCTTCTAGTCGACTGGCTTATCCAGGTCCACTCAAGATTCCAGCTTATGCAGGAGACGCTGTATATGTGTGTTGCAATCATGGATCGGTTCTTGCAA AATCATCCAGTATCTCGTAACAAGCTTCAGCTGGTGGGTGTTACAGCACTGTTTCTGGCTGCAAAATATGAAGAGATGTTATCTCCTGATATAGCAGACTTTGTTTACATTACTGACAATGCCTACACCAGTGATGATGTTAGAGAAATGGAGATTATGATTCTTAAAGAGTTAAACTTCAGTTTGGGACGACCTCTTCCAATTCATTTCTTACGAAGAGCATCAAAAGCCGGGGAG GCTGACGCTAAGCAACACACACTAGCAAAATATCTAATGGAGCTGACACTGCTGGACTATGACATGGTTCACCACCGTCCTTCAGAgattgcagctgctgcactATGTTTGTCCCAAAAGATCCTGGGGTGTAACAGCTGG GGCACAAAGGAGCAGTACTACACCGGGTATACGGAAGAGAGTCTTGTGATGACTATGAAACATATGGCCAAGAACGTGACCAAAGTAAATGGGAAGCTAACAAAATACATT gctgcaaagcagaaatactCAAGTGCCAAACTAATGGCGATCAGTGCAATCCCTGAACTGAGCAACGAGATAATTAAGGACCTGGCTCTGTCGCTCCTATGA